CAGGAGCAAAAGTGGTGGTGAATGGAGGAATTCTCAGAGTATATGACGCAAAGGACAGGTTGATAGCCAAGGTGCAGAGAACTGAAAATCGTCTGTATACGATGAGGATGATACAAGCTAAACCGAAGTGCCACTTGACAAGGTTGTCAGGAAAGTCGTGCCTATGGCATGCACGCTATGGGCATCTTAACTATCAAGCTTTATGCAAGCTTGCACAAGAAAGCATGGTGAAAGGATTACCGGAGATAGAAACAGTGAAGTACGTTTGTGAACCCTGTGTGATCAGCAAGCAGCATCACACAATTTTCCCAAAAGCATGAGAGCATCAAGAAACTAAACCTCTAGAACTCATGCATGGTGATCTGTGTGGGCCGATATCACCTACCACATGCGACAAAAACAGGTATTTCCTTTTGCTTATGGATGATTACAGTCATTATATGTGGATTGAAATGCTTAGAAGCAAAGATGAAGTTTTTAATGCTTTCAAGAAAGTGAAAGCTCAGATCGAAGTCCAGTCTGAATGTAAGCTCAAAATGTTTAGAACAGACAGAGGAGGTGAGTTTGCATCGAATGAGTTCGGAGAGTACTGCAAGTTATATGGCATCAAACGCCAACTCACTGCACCTTACTCCCCACAGCAAAACGGTGTAGTAGAGCGAAGACCGTAGTGGAGATGATGAGGTGTCTATTAAATAGCTCCAGGGTGCCAGTTACATACTGGGGAGAAGCTGCACGTACTGCCGTATACATATTGAATAGATCACCTACAAGAAGTGTCTAAGGCATGACTCCGTATCAAGCGTGGCATGGAAGACTCCCGAGTGTTCATCATATGCGTGTTTttggttgcattgcatatgccaAAAACACAACTCCTCACTTGAGAAAATTGGATTACAGAAGCATGAAGCTGGTTTTATTGGGATATGAACCAGGGTCCAAAGCATACCGGTTATTGAATCCAAATTCTAATCGAATTGTGTAAGTCGGGATGTTGTGTTTCAGGAAGAAGAGAAGTGAAAATGGTAAGGCCAGACAACATCAAACTCCACAACAGAAGGACCACTTGTCATCACATACAAGGAAGCACAAATACAAGAAGATAAAAACCTCCAATGTTAGGAACTGACACCAGCTTCCTTATCACCTATAGCCGGGTCAGGTCCAGAACATTCAGAGACAGGAGAAAGCAGCTCGGAGGGACCAAGGAGGTTCAGGACTCTTCAAGAAATTTATGACAACACAATGGAGGTCGACCAAGACTACGGTCTTTACCTCATGTCAATTGAAGAACCAGCATCTTACCATGAAGCTGCCTGCAGTGAACATTGGTGACAAGCAATGATAGAAGAAATGGAGGCTATCTGGAGAAACGGAACATGGGAACTAGCAGAACTCCTAAAGGACTAGAGAGCTATTGGTTTGAAGTGGATCTTCAAAGTAAAGAAGAATCCAAAAGGGGAGATCATTAAATATAAAGCAAGACTTATTGCAAAGGGGTATGTGCAGAAACAAGGCATAGACTTTAAAGAAGTCTTTGCTCTCGTAGCTAGGCTGGAGACTGTAAGAGTATTACTTGTTGTAGCTGCTCAAGAAGGCTGTATAGTGCATCATATGGATGTCAAATCCGCGTTCTTGAATGGTGAGATAGAAGAAGAGGTTTATGTGACACAACCAGAGGGATTTGTTGAACAAGGGAAAGAAAAAAAGGTTCTGAAGCTACGGAAGGCCCTATATGGTCTTAAGCAGGCGCCTCGTGCATGGAATATAAAGCTAAACAAATGTCTACGTGAACTAGGGCTTCAAAGATGTGTGATCGAATATTCAGTCTACAAGAAACACAAAGGAGATGAAGTGAACTAGGCTTCAAAGATGTGTGATCGAATATTCAGTCTACAAGAAACACAAAGGAGATGAAGTGCAGATTGTGAGAGTGTACGTAGATGATCTGATAATCATGGGTTCAAAGTTGAGAGCAGTGGAGGATTTCAAAGCCAAAATGAGAGAGAACTTCGAGACGAGTGATCTTGGAAAGCTAAGCTACTATCTGGGAATAGAAGTCAAGCAAAGGCCGTATAGTATCACCCTTAACCAAGCAGGGTATGTAGAGAAGATATTCGAGAAGCTTGGCATGGCTGAGTGTAAGCCATGTTGGGTTCCAATGGATACACGggtaagagaaataaattttgaatttttataaataaaagtgttttacgattaatttttttattaattaataagtttcatggaccatttaaatttaaaaataatttaattttaaaaatataaatttaatgggtaatagattagataatttaaatttaaaaatacttaaatataaataagtattatttttattgataatagattagattatttaaatttagaaaaataaaataaaatattgtttctATAATTAATgggttagataatttaattttaaaaaataaaataaataataaatattatattaaattattatgttaatttaaccgtattattttttatgaattttcatGTTATATTTATAGTAGAAagatttttttctataataaataCTATTAAAAGTCAACTTCATAATAAAATGAGAGATAAGCTATTGGGATATTATGCTCTAATGATTTTCTTTATGCATTAATTTTGGAAAATTCCATTGAAATCGGGGATATTCATGCTGCAGAATATCTCATTTTTGCCACCTTTTAATTCCAAGAAAGATGGTCTGCAGCAATAAAGAAGAGGAAAATCCACCTTTTAATTCCAAGAAAAATGGTGGTAGCGGCAGAATATCTCATTTTTGCCAAAGTTAGTTGGTGAAATCATCCTATCGTTTTCTAGTGCTAAGGTATTGATTCACCATCTTTTTGGATTATTTTAAATCTATGACTTATTAGAGTtactttgtatttttttttttaaaattattgattagaCTAATTTAAATTCATGTCACGTAACCCCATTAAAAGGGCGAAAAACTCTCTCCTAAATTTAAAATGTGTTTTATACTCATAGCGTAAATTCGAAACTTTTGATTAAGGGGGAGAAACAATATCATTTTTTTAACATCTCAATCaaataattattcaattatCTTATTGACCGATACTAGAGATCTCGAATTCAAATTTTActtcaaaataattattcaaattcTCCTTTCAAACTGTAATCAGTAACAAAGGCCATAACTCATTTAACTGCATAGCAAATTTGTTaaagagtaaaaaaataaatgtctaATTAGCAGTTGTATTACTTTTGAAAATTCCGACatcaaatctttaaaaaaaaaaaaaagaaaatgaatcaaAACCTATTCTAGTTTACAATTTAGTACAAGATAAATGGTTAGTTCTGGGTAAATTTGATTAGCTATGCCGTCAAGTACCATTCATTTTGCTTGCTTCAATTTTCAAAGAGCTAAGGGTCTGCAGTATTTTGCCATGACCTTTGGGAAGAACATATGttgagctccttcaactcttatTATTGGAAATATAATCCTTGATGCAAcctaaagaaaaagaagaatattagggaaaaaagaaacaaaaaactaTGACTCATACAACTTAAAAGTGTAGTCAATATACATACTGAGATCATTCTAGCCCCCATCCATATCCTCTTGGCAGATGGCAATGTAAATACCAAGCGACCAACACCATAGACAGCCACAGCAAAGAAGTGCATAACCAAGCTCAATGGCTGAGGGTTTAAACCTGAGAGTAAAGCAATAGGTCCACTTGAAAATACACCTCCGAGGCTCAAGTAGTCGAAACATGCTCTACGCATTTCATCTTGTGCTGGATCATGTGATGCACTAAAGACTTTGTATAAGGCTCCTGCCAATGTATTTATAGTAGATGCCACTGGCTGGATAAGAAAGAAAAGAACACATGGTTAACATAAATTTACTCTTTTCCTTGCTCTCTTTCTATGAAAATAGACAGACTATATGCTTGACTACCTTGCGAAGTGTGTAGAAAGATTTAAGATATTCACAAAGGCCAGATGCATCACTTAGATCATGTAGAGGTCTAAGAAGATTCCTTAGAACAACTATATCAGAAAGCGCCACAGTCATTCCTCCTCCAGTTAAAGGATGCCTCATGTTAAATGCATCACCTAAAAGAAGAGCACCTGGAGTGGGATGAGGAGCAGCAGGCATGCTCCTATTAGGCATTGTTCTGATGCTTCCTTTGTTAATGGCAGAAATGAAAGCATCAAATAGCTCATGAGGAATCTGAAACATGCAAGTTCCTGATGAGTCCAAGGAATCAAAGAGTAATGACTTGTaatttcaaaagaaaagaaaagaacatcTCCTCCATGCATTATAAACTGAGTCATGATCGAAAGCTCCTTTAAGCTAATAACTATATTAAGGATCAAATTaagtaaaagttaaaataacaaataacaAATGGTTGTATTAGCAGGCTAAATAAGCAAGTTATTAATACCTGGGGAGCCACTATGGATTTTAAATAGTTGGCCATTTCACCATTGGAAATTGATGGCAGTTTTTGGCTTACTGGTATGTCAACCAAGCAACGAATTTCTGAGCTACTAATACGATAGAACAAGATTGGTGAAGGGTCTGCCAGAATAACATGTCCGTGATTCTGGTATGGAAGCTCACAGTTCTCCAATATCAAAGCAACAAAGCAAGAGGGGATTTCAACCTGCAAACATTACAAAGCAAAATCCATAAATTACAAGTGAAATTGTGAATAAGACATTCATAGCTATTGCAAGTTTGAAACCCTATCTTGACCTTGGCATTGCAAAGAGAGCGTCGCAAGTTTGAAAAACAACCATCACAAACTATTGTTAGTGGAGCAGATGCAGCAAGTTCTTGACCAGTTTTTGTTTTGTATTGGACACCCTTGATTGTTCCATTTGCTTCAAGCAAGGATGTTACTGTTCCTTGTTCCAATCTTACACTGTAAAgagaaattgagaaattaagtTATGAACTTACACGTTTAATGAAAAAGGTTTCATTAATGGAATTGGAAAGGAAACGATGATTACTTGGTTAGACTAGCAGCTTTTTCTCGCATCCTTTGGATGAAACGTCCATTGTGAAAGCTTCTGCCAGACACGTTAGAATCAAAGCTTTGCAAGGGATAGGAAAGTTTAGTACTTCTTCCACCCTTGTAAAGAGCATATCCAAATACTTGTTGGGCATCGATGTCTTCTACGCAATCTGCAGCCACTCAAAATGTATATAGTCTAAGAATTAGAAGTGACAACATTGGTTTGCagtaataaaaattttggaACTTCCTATTCTGGTTACCTTGAAGTCCCAACTCAATTAGTTTGAGGTAGCCACCAGGTTGGAGAAGTTCTCCAACAATTCTGTCAGGCTCAGTCAAGTCTCTTTCAATCACATGCACGTTCCTTCCATCCTGCATTGGAGAGAAGGAAAGAAGGACGTAAATCACATATTTCTGATAGATTAAAAAGCAAGCACACAAGAAGTAATAGACAGAGAGAGTTACCTTGCCAAGAGTATAAGCAAGAGCAGAACCTGCAACCCCAGCTCCAACAATAATTACATCTGGTTTCTTGTCTTTCTCTGCCTGGTCTATTCCATTTTCAGAGCTCTCTAATTTTTCATATCTTGCAACTCCTCTTGATGTTGTGGCTTTCTTATTTGCTGTTAATCTATACAACAACACAAACCCCAACAAAGAAGCCATGATTCTTCCCATTAAGTATTCAGATTCCATTTCCAGAAGCAATATAAGAATTGTACAAGTGATGGTGAATTTTGAACTCGTGTAGAAAAATGATTTTCTGGTTCCTTTATATAGTTTTCCAAATGTAGGACTAAATTGATGAAATGGTTCTACTAAATCAAATACAATGAGATTTGGACAGATGCATAAGAATGAAAAATGTTGTCAAGATCTTCAAAATGAAATCAGTCTAAAAGACCACAAAATGGATTTCATTTGTTGTTTTTATTAAGCTGTCCATATTTGGAGTTTGGAGTCTTGTATTTGACCAAATAGGTCTTGAATTGCAGCAGTTGTCCAATGCAATTATTTGACTGGTAATGTAGTAGAATTGGAACCACATACCAAAAGTCCTCACGTGATACTACTGCTCAAGTGGGTTTTAACACTAGCACAGGTTAAGGATTTCTTGTCAGGATAAATTACTAGTCAAACATAACCCAAAGCCAATCACAAACTCAGAAATAAAAACAGTTACAAGTAGCTACAAATTATCATAATATATAAGATGTCTTttccttattaaaaaataagttattttctttaaaataatatttttattaatttttttaaatattttaaatgtcaaaaaatatgaaaaaaaaaacaaaaggagaATTCAAGAAATTTagctcaactcaacatataaataaatagttgTACAAATTAAATgagattcatttatttttactcTCTCATATCCTTCTGGTTAAGATATAAATCAATTataataactttattttattttcaatacaacttgtctttaatattttatctttttaaataataattcaaattatCATTACCCTTTAATTCAAATCATtagtgatgatctgagatccaaaaaatagggttttacaagggttctgtcAAACTGGAAAAAGCTTaaacctagaggagagtatttctccttttatatgtttccttttgtccgctagtggcGTGTAACAAAATGtatgtcattgggccacctgtctctgtcacgttgatatggacgtacgaggaaatcagatctctgtttcatgcgtaacggccattggTTCCTTCTGAAACGCATGCGGTGGGTCCCTCCAAGTGGAGGGGCTGATTGCTCTTTCCCTTCTGGATTGGGCCGGACGACGAGATTAAAGCCGGAGCTCAAGGGAGATCTGATCTCTGGGCCTCTTAGAGCTGGGCCAGCTTAACAGGAGATCTTAATAGGAGTCCGGTCTGGAGGAAGACAGGCTAGACCAGGTTTATTGAGGAAGCCTGAGAGCCTCTATTCATTGGGCTTTTGATATGGGCCTAGCCCCAGTCCGAGGGGGAGAAATCGagcgatcatcaattgcccatttaccttctcatcagttattgcccaactgatgagggggtaaatatcgagagTCATAATGACCGCGCAGCCTAAAGGACAGGTCTGCTCAGAACATCTTTTCGTCTCATCATTGTTTCAAACTTCAAATTCTCTCTGTCTTCTCAAAACCTTCACTCTCTTCTGTCTTCGGCGTGATTTGCCTACATCATCCTTCTGCCCCAGCCATTTTCAAGGTACGCTTTTCTCTTTGTCCTTCCATGGGTAGCCCGAAACTTCCCGATGTTCTTAGGGTAGAGTCTAATATTACTCCGTCCGTCCTGAAAAATTTCTTCTCTAGGGAGTTTTTAGATACCCCTCTCTTTCGTATCCGGGCCCCCTACCCGAacgagaggatcgttcttcctgatCCTCCTCCCTCTAGCCTAATCAACCCCCAAAAGGATCTTAGCTTGGTCTTTTTTTCTAAACAAAGGGAGTATGGCTTAACATTCcccttttctcctttttttacCGAGGTCTTCCGTTACTTCAGGATAACCCCTCGGATGCTAGTTCGCAATTCCGTTCTATTCATGTCCTCTTTTGAATCTGTatgtctgagctgggggttcacacccacGGTGCTCCTTCTTCCGATTAGTCAGAGCAATCCAGGGGTTTTATTATTTTCCCCTCGCGGGGGGCTTTTAATTTTTTCGGGTCATAAGGACTCAATAAAGGGCTGAATGGAGGGCTTTGCAGTAGTGGAGCTCAAGAAGGAGTCCGGGCTCATCTGGGACCTAGAGCTCTCCTGGGAGGATGTTTCACTGAActgcaatgacctgccccaGCTGAGCCTTACTGAGCAGGTCGGGTttattcgactgacttctgttgaaaagaagtatgatatcgagaagtgtatgtttgtgtcTAATCTTCGTGATATTAGAGACGTGGGTACTTTACTCCACTTAGCTGCGTCGTTTTGCCTTTATAATCTGTGTGGAAGGTTGTCTCACTTTGTATTGATTTTGGACTTTTGCAGCTTCTAACGTGAAGATGGACCAGATCAAGCCCCCGAAAAACCTTATACTGTCTCGCGAGAGCATGAACACGGCTCTGGACGCCCTCCAGGCTGGGCGATTGATGAAAGAGGCTACCGAGGAGGTGGCTAGGACTATTTCTTCCAGGACGGTGGGTAGGCCTCTTGCTCCACCCTCCTTCCGAGCTCCCAAACCGAGTACCCGGGGAACCAGATCTGCCAGGTCCCACAGCAGCGGGCCGAGCTTGACTGTTCAGCCCCCTCGAGCTTCCAGGTCCCAACGAACTTCCGCTGAGAGAGCGGAGAAAGCTCCAAAAGACACCGCTAGGTCATCCGCGGGCGACGAGCTGGAGAGTGCGGATTCCTTGCCTCCAACAGACGCCGCCAGGCCATCCGCGGGTGCCGAGCTGGAGATAGTGGACTTAACTTTGCCTTCCAGGGGGGCCCTGAGGGGAGAATCGAGATCCCCGTAACTGAAGAGACGGCTCCTGGAGGTGAAGCTAGGGTCATCCTTGTGGATGAGGATGTAGGGGAAGCTGCTGGTGAAGATGCTCTGGTTATTAGGGATATCCTCGTGAAGGCTGTCGAGACTAGGACGGCTGAGGACGCTCTTCCCCAAAAGGAGTCCTCAGGTGTTCCTAAAGAGCTCTCTGGGAGGAGAGTGAGCAAGCGTCCTCTCCACTCTGACGCTCCTGCCCTAGCTTCTAAGAAGTCTCGAGCTCCCAGACGTCCGGATCCTGCTTTGCCTCCACTCGAGAAGAAGAAGACCTCGGTCTTGCCCCTGCTTCTAACAATGACATCTTGAATGCGGAGGACATCACCCACCAGTCTCCGGCGAGTGTGGTCACTGAGATTATTCGGGAACGGATGTTTGGTGGGATCACGGTGGCTTTGGATCCTCACCTGCTGGCTCTCTCCAGCCTCCTGGCCAGCTCCACTTAAGAGCAGGTGGCCTTCCGAGCTCGGTCCAGAGAGGACCTCGGGAATACTGCTAGGGAGCTGCCCTTGATGGTGAGTCATGCTTGTTCCTTTCCTGTTTCTAATTTGTTTCTGCCTTTCTTCACCTTTTGGCTTTATTTGTCTTTCCTTTTATTAGGTCACAGGCATATTCATGGAGTTGGATGCCCAAGATCGCACTCTCAGGGAATCTGTGGACCGCCGTATAGAAGAGGCGTGCCTTGAGGAGAACTTATCCGCGTCCAGCGATGCCTGGGACAATCTCGCTGTTGTCTGGGAAGACTACAGGTCCCTCCAGTTTGATCTGCACATGGCCTTGGAGGCCCGTAAGAAGGCTGAGGAGGAGATAGCTGAGGTGCAAAAGCATGCCCAGTGCCTGGAAATGGAGTTGTCTCACATCCGGAGGGTTCTTAAAGAATCtgacgagagggcagctgcagctGAGGTCCATTGCGAAGAAGTCTTGAAGCAGCTGTCTTCTACGATAGAGGCCCTTCGTGAGAGGGATGAGGCCGTGAGCTAGAAGGAGGAGGTCCAGCGCCAGCATGAGCAGCTGAAGGTAAAATTTGATGCTGTGCTGGCTCAAAAGAGTGAAGCCGTAGCTCGGGTTGTGGTCCTgaagcaggagctgagcaagcAAGCTGATAGCATTAAGGGCTTGACTTTGGCGACAGAGGAGTCCAAGCTTCAGAATCAGCAACTCTGCCAACAAGTCAAAACCCTAGAGACGAGGTGCTCAGCCCTGCTTGAAGAGATCAAATTGGCTGAGAATAGGGTCCAGCTGGAGGTTGAGAAGCGTTTAAGGGAGTATAAGGAGTCCTCCGAGCTGAAGAAGGAGATCCAGCAGGCCGGTGAAGCTTATCTCCAAGATTATAAGAATTCTTTGGAGTTAAAAGCCGAGgtagctgaggcctgcgagAGGCGACTTGCAGAATATAAAGCTTCTAATGAGATGAAAACGGCCATATGGAATAAAGGCTTCTGCATGTTCGCCTCCGGCTTCAACCGAGGATTGAGGGAGGCCAGACATAACCCGTCCATCCCATTGGCTGAACTCCGAGCTAGAGAGGAGGATTCCGATGGTGAGGACGTGGTCTATGGGGAGGATGACAGACCTCTGCCAAAAGGGGCTTCTCGCGCTACGGTTGGACCTTCTATCGAGCTAGATGGAGAAGATGTGGAGGTCCTCGAACCTGAGGGGGATGACGCCGGGCCTCAAGAGAAGGATGTAGAGTTGGGAGAGGAAGGCACTGGGCCTCAGGGGTAGGGGATGGTGCTTTTTGTAGGTGCCGGGGGGTCTGAGCGAGAGGAGGCCAGACCTCCCATAGACAGCAATGTAAATATAGATAGTGTGAATGATAGTAATGTAAATGCAGATGATAGTGCacctaggcatgtaagtcctttaaggacaatTTTTCCTTAGAGTAGATGATTAGAATAGACTGTAatacatttttcttttaatgaatttttattttcgttTCCTTGAACTACTTCTTGTTTTTCGTTCATACTTGAGCTATTCTTATTTCTACTTATCATAGATGAAATACTTAAACTACGTGCTTCATAATTTTTCTAAGGAATCCACTGTACTGTCTTTCCTTTTTGCCTTCAAGCCCGTCAGAACTGAAATTCTATCAATTGACTGAACTTTtgacttataaattaatttatttcactaAGGCATTCTTACCCGTATGttctttccgagctggactagccgTATCCGCGAGCTCTGTTTTTAACAGTGGGTTAAGCTCGTGACTTTTTGAGGTGATGAGCAGGGCTggcctttttgcttttagttctgaTTTGACAGGAACTGAGGCTGAGGTCTCATTTGCTCACGCCGGTCTCATTTGCTCACGCCATTGGATTTCCCCTCgggttgcccctttacctcctcagcatttattacatgaatggtgagggggtaaatccctagactTCATTTGTAACCGCgtggctcttttttttttttttagacgaTCTTACCTTTCTTTCTGATTATGAGCTCGGATATCTGGTTCCTCTTAAAGTGACCCTTTGTCGTTTTTCTCTCTCAGGGTCATTTTTGCTAagtgtttgtaatacccggctagatcagacatcggaattcttaccgtccggtgggattcgcGGATGTCAGAAGGTTCTAGAAGGGAAAGAGAAAGGGTTTTAAAGATGGTTTTAAggattttaaaggtttagagagagataggattgagttttgaagagaaaagaccaaggaggttttagccaggttcggtcgccgaaggtaagttcggccgccgaaacagaattcaggttaggcttgctacgggtctcggcggccttatgccgatctagatcctagcgtcgagcagtttgggccgttacagagaggtaccggttttcgggctgttgcAGTATTTGTTTACCGTGAGTTAATCCTAGCTGTGGGCAAGATCTCTTGCTTTTGTCGTGAGTCCGTCCATTCAGCGGATTAAAGAGCTCGGATTTTTGTTCCTTGCATAAACTTTTGCTCTATCTGTGTGACGGGCTCAGGAGTTCGGAATTTCGTCCTCCTTACTGTGAAGTCAAtacttaatttcttgctttactgtcgagccttatacgggttgtgtttttgctccaggagagcttaggggatcctggccgtttttgctccggggagaccTTGGAGATCCcgtcggccgtttttgctccaagagatcttacgggatcctggccgtttttgctccggggagaccTTGGAGATCTCGCCGGcctttttgctccaggagatcttacgggatcctggccgtttttgcttcgGGGAGACCTTGGAGATCTCGTctgccgtttttgctccaggagatcttaggggatcctggccatttttgctccggggagaccttggagatcccgccggccgtttttgctccaggagatcttacgggatcctggccgtttttgctccggggagaccTTGGAGATCTCGCCGGcctttttgctccaggagatcttacgggatcctggccgtttttgcttcgGGGAGACCTTGGAGatctcgccggccgtttttgctccaggagatcttacgggatcctggccgtttttacTCCGGGGAGACCTTGGAGatctcgccggccgtttttgctccaggagatcttatgggatcctggccgtttttgctcccaGGAGACCTTGGAGATCCCGCCGGCCATTTTTACTCcaagagatcttacgggatcctggtcttctacctccaggagctCTCTATGTCTCTAGGAGGTCTTCTGAcatctgttcttttctttttataagaGAGTTAGTACTCACAATAATAGAGATAATCATTGCATCATTATAAGATGGTGTAATTCCATTTACTCATTTTTTCATAGTACAAGAATTTCTTTTCACAAATATTCTAAGGAAAGTACCTCCTCTGCTTCACCAGCTCATTTATCCTTTTGTTCCTTCaacgatcatgttgatggttccactggacccatcatttacTGGCCCTGCTCCCATTCTTCTGAGTGTCTGTGTTGCTGGATTCGGCTGAGGCCTTTGTCCTTCCGGTTTCTTTAtaaagttcttgaggtgtcccctctttatCAGCCTTTCGATCTCAGCAGTCAACTagaagcagttattggtgtcgtggccgtgcgtgcgatggtactgacaatatttgtcgGAATCTCGCTGGTTTGCTTCCGTTTTCATAGGCCTGGGCtattggaggaactccttgtcctggacggccgtgagcacttcggctctagaggcattgaatggggtcggcttctctggAACCCACGGAGGGAGTGG
This region of Manihot esculenta cultivar AM560-2 chromosome 10, M.esculenta_v8, whole genome shotgun sequence genomic DNA includes:
- the LOC110624578 gene encoding squalene epoxidase 3 isoform X1 codes for the protein MESEYLMGRIMASLLGFVLLYRLTANKKATTSRGVARYEKLESSENGIDQAEKDKKPDVIIVGAGVAGSALAYTLGKVTLSVYYFLCACFLIYQKYVIYVLLSFSPMQDGRNVHVIERDLTEPDRIVGELLQPGGYLKLIELGLQDCVEDIDAQQVFGYALYKGGRSTKLSYPLQSFDSNVSGRSFHNGRFIQRMREKAASLTNVRLEQGTVTSLLEANGTIKGVQYKTKTGQELAASAPLTIVCDGCFSNLRRSLCNAKVEIPSCFVALILENCELPYQNHGHVILADPSPILFYRISSSEIRCLVDIPVSQKLPSISNGEMANYLKSIVAPQIPHELFDAFISAINKGSIRTMPNRSMPAAPHPTPGALLLGDAFNMRHPLTGGGMTVALSDIVVLRNLLRPLHDLSDASGLCEYLKSFYTLRKPVASTINTLAGALYKVFSASHDPAQDEMRRACFDYLSLGGVFSSGPIALLSGLNPQPLSLVMHFFAVAVYGVGRLVFTLPSAKRIWMGARMISVASRIIFPIIRVEGAQHMFFPKVMAKYCRPLAL
- the LOC110624578 gene encoding squalene epoxidase 3 isoform X2 → MESEYLMGRIMASLLGFVLLYRLTANKKATTSRGVARYEKLESSENGIDQAEKDKKPDVIIVGAGVAGSALAYTLGKVTLSVYYFLCACFLIYQKYVIYVLLSFSPMQDGRNVHVIERDLTEPDRIVGELLQPGGYLKLIELGLQDCVEDIDAQQVFGYALYKGGRSTKLSYPLQSFDSNVSGRSFHNGRFIQRMREKAASLTNVRLEQGTVTSLLEANGTIKGVQYKTKTGQELAASAPLTIVCDGCFSNLRRSLCNAKVEIPSCFVALILENCELPYQNHGHVILADPSPILFYRISSSEIRCLVDIPVSQKLPSISNGEMANYLKSIVAPQPVASTINTLAGALYKVFSASHDPAQDEMRRACFDYLSLGGVFSSGPIALLSGLNPQPLSLVMHFFAVAVYGVGRLVFTLPSAKRIWMGARMISVASRIIFPIIRVEGAQHMFFPKVMAKYCRPLAL